In the genome of Cercospora beticola chromosome 2, complete sequence, one region contains:
- a CDS encoding uncharacterized protein (BUSCO:EOG0926195C~antiSMASH:Cluster_8): protein MRGAAVALVALECVAFSHAARPRGVGPDFAKFYEDTTTFKCITNPSVTLSFAQVNDDYCDCPDGSDEPGTAACAHISSSSPHTLENPPNVSNALPGFYCKNKGHRPSYVPFTNVNDGICDYELCCDGSEEWEGIVKCQDKCAEIGKEWRKHDEARTKSLNAANKKRAELVKEAQRLRKAVEDRLQSLKAEVEAAEIKAKSMEQELKDVQRSEAGKTVKAGPGKGGKLSQLIEIARTRMDELRNNLVRTRAELSLNRDRLKKLESLLTTFKEEYNPNFNDEGVKRAVRAWEDYAASYTLAAEPNDAQERDMQELIKADSENGLDWDQYVEEESETDILYSFTSYLPPSIRSFVDNKLHDLRQTLIDNGILANNAASSGTETKKVTEARERLTAANKALEDSKKSQTEHTDDLARHFGPDDVFRALKDVCVSKDSGEYTYEFCFMGRTSQKSKKGGGSTNMGSYNRIETITVDEDLPTNGKGLGRGERIAMKHENGQHCWNGPNRSTTVILACSEENEIWKIMEEEKCVYRMEVGTPAVCGVEVLKTQQQAGHDEL from the exons ATGAGAGGTGCAGCCGTGGCCCTGGTGGCCCTCGAATGTGTCGCCTTTTCACATGCCGCTCGCCCACGTGGAGTAGGTCCGGATT TCGCCAAATTCTACGAAGACACGACCACATTCAAATGCATCACAAACCCCTCTGTCACACTCTCCTTCGCTCAAGTCAATGACGATTACTGCGACTGCCCGGATGGGTCAGACGAGCCAGGGACCGCCGCATGTGCCCACATATCCTCATCATCTCCCCACACACTCGAGAACCCTCCGAATGTTTCGAATGCTTTACCTGGTTTCTATTGCAAGAATAAAGGACATAGACCGAGCTATGTTCCCTTCACCAACGTGAACGATGGGATCTGCGATTATGAGCTGTGCTGCGATGGCAGCGAGGAGTGGGAAGGCATTGTCAAATGCCAGGATAAATGTGCAGAGATTGGCAAGGAGTGGAGGAAGCATGACGAGGCAAGGACGAAAAGCCTGAATGCTGCCAACAAGAAGCGAGCGGAACTGGTTAAAGAGGCACAGCGACTACGGAAGGCTGTTGAGGATCGCTTGCAGAGTCTAAAAGCAGAGGTCGAGGCAGCTGAGATTAAAGCCAAGAGCATGGAGCAAGAGTTGAAGGACGTACAACGGAGCGAAGCAGGCAAGACTGTCAAGGCTGGTCCTGGCAAGGGTGGCAAGTTGAGCCAGCTCATCGAAATCGCACGCACGAGAATGGACGAATTGAGGAATAACCTGGTCCGGACACGAGCCGAGCTCTCGCTCAACCGCGAcaggctgaagaagctcgagagTCTGCTCACGACGTTCAAGGAGGAATACAACCCTAATTTTAACGACGAGGGTGTCAAGCGGGCCGTCCGAGCTTGGGAAGACTACGCTGCGAGCTACACTCTTGCGGCAGAGCCCAACGACGCCCAAGAGCGAGATATGCAGGAGCTCATCAAGGCGGACTCTGAGAATGGTCTCGACTGGGACCAGTACGTTGAGGAGGAAAGCGAGACTGATATTC TCTACTCCTTCACAAGCTACCTCCCACCCTCCATCCGCTCCTTCGTGGACAACAAACTCCACGACCTCCGCCAAACCCTGATCGACAACGGCATCCTCGCAAACAACGCCGCCTCCTCCGGCACCGAAACCAAAAAAGTCACCGAAGCCCGTGAACGACTCACAGCCGCCAACAAGGCCCTCGAAGACTCCAAAAAGTCTCAAACCGAGCACACCGATGACCTCGCCAGACATTTCGGCCCCGACGATGTCTTCCGCGCACTCAAAGATGTCTGCGTCTCCAAAGACTCTGGCGAATACACCTACGAATTTTGCTTCATGGGTCGCACGAGTCAGAAATCTAAAAAGGGTGGCGGAAGCACGAATATGGGCTCTTACAACCGAATCGAAACGATCACCGTCGACGAGGACCTACCGACGAACGGCAAAGGTCTGGGCAGAGGCGAGAGGATCGCAATGAAGCACGAGAATGGTCAGCATTGCTGGAACGGACCCAATCGCTCCACGACGGTGATTCTGGCCTGTAGTGAAGAAAACGAGATCTGGAAGAtcatggaggaggagaaatgTGTGTATAGAATGGAAGTGGGGACGCCCGCGGTTTGTGGCGTCGAGGTTTTGAAGACGCAACAACAGGCTGGTCATGATGAGTTGTAA